In Odontesthes bonariensis isolate fOdoBon6 chromosome 22, fOdoBon6.hap1, whole genome shotgun sequence, one genomic interval encodes:
- the gfi1b gene encoding zinc finger protein Gfi-1b, whose product MPRSFLVKNKRCASYNVHRSNEEEPTASICGDVPAQVWTDRPQSEEPCSPVEPCWLKQEADLHCPLPVQPETTTSPVAPTQPYYITEPHMADFPPYYKPSYAWEPVSSSYELRQLSFNPTVLQHASSLYGSHIGHSRSPQPQQPLDCSTRYSPTSSTYHCITCDKVFSTPHGLEVHVRRSHSGMRPFGCSICRKTFGHAVSLEQHMNVHSQEKSFECKMCGKTFKRSSTLSTHLLIHSDTRPYPCQFCGKRFHQKSDMKKHTYIHTGEKPHKCQVCGKAFSQSSNLITHSRKHTGFKPFGCDVCSKGFQRKVDLRRHHESQHGMK is encoded by the exons ATGCCCCGCTCATTTTTGGTAAAAAACAAAAGGTGCGCGTCCTATAATGTTCACCGATCGAATGAAGAAGAGCCGACGGCCTCCATCTGTGGAG ATGTCCCAGCACAGGTTTGGACAGACAGGCCTCAGTCGGAGGAGCCATGCTCCCCTGTAGAACCCTGCTggctgaaacaggaagcagatcTTCATTGTCCCTTACCTGTTCAACCTGAGACAACCACATCTCCTGTAGCTCCCACACAGCCATACTACATAACGG AACCTCACATGGCTGATTTCCCACCTTACTACAAGCCATCGTACGCCTGGGAGCCGGTGTCTTCGTCCTACGAGCTCCGTCAGTTGAGCTTCAACCCCACGGTGCTGCAGCACGCCAGCAGCCTGTACGGCTCCCACATCGGCCACAGCCGCAGCCCACAGCCGCAGCAGCCTTTGGACTGCAGCACACGCTACTCCCCCACCTCCAGCACCTACCACTGTATCACCTGTGATAAG GTGTTCTCAACGCCTCACGGACTGGAGGTTCACGTCAGGAGGTCGCACAGTGGAATGAGACCTTTCGGCTGCAGCATCTGCAGAAAAACCTTCGGTCACGCGGTCAGCTTGGAGCAACACATGAATGTCCACTCTCAG GAAAAAAGTTTCGAGTGCAAGATGTGTGGGAAAACCTTCAAGCGCTCCTCGACTCTCTCCACGCACCTGCTCATCCACTCCGACACGCGACCTTACCCCTGCCAGTTCTGCGGGAAGAGGTTCCACCAGAAGTCTGACATGAAGAAGCACACCTACATTCACACCG GTGAAAAGCCCCACAAATGCCAAGTGTGTGGCAAAGCGTTCAGCCAAAGCTCCAATCTGATCACCCACAGCAGGAAGCACACAGGCTTCAAGCCGTTTGGGTGCGACGTTTGCTCAAAGGGCTTCCAGCGAAAGGTGGATCTCCGCAGGCACCACGAGAGCCAGCATGGCATGAAGtga
- the tsc1b gene encoding TSC complex subunit 1b translates to MAREQPNVGDLLPLLETSDLHQLEEIRGLINEQLSTERGSMLLNGLVDYFLETNSAQAMHILSSVREPHDKHLLDKMNDCMTKQACRLPILTLLGHVVRKQPSWIHKIARYPLLLSLLKCLKTDTDVVVLITGVLVLITLLPMIPQAGKQHLWEYFDIFGRLASWNLKNPGHVSEVYLIHLQASVYSLFHRLYGMYPCNFVSYLRSHYSMKENMETFEEVVKPMLEHVRIHPELVTGTKDHELDPTRWKKYEIHDIVIECAKVSLDPKEASCEEGYATMPENFYPQAHLRPQDCTSSPYTDLQSSYGSSSSTPFSTPRQPLPPPLSLPPFSGTQSSYRSPQTSRRQNSTCELNSSCGGKDPLWSPSSLCGMATPPSSRGMSPNSELSHSASHLPSRFHSTSGGKGSQASSTPATSSPPPTLSDDFPIISLPANTVQSSPPRKDRRQGETSKPVLVRQEPVRDAEKSSEAAANRDARTAENVSMTLTELSVFMKKQELDLQLRTEKEKEEAAITEELLKLTEDKQEQLGLRGFDSPFCHTTETLTGCQAQDKALSSTQPGGPIQETHHAVSTPDKVELTANSSSVCSERGARGDSRSSALEQSWSFQSCFTPIDHHLHRSPSAPDDEVGKFRLFSPSPCSKTPAPAPYESLFDLALPRAASLFVGQRTSEAVHKAAMERLLQREEGLEDGEEEGVVSASPLEVLDRLVQQGSDTHDKVLKRLPLPSKSADWTHFGGSAPQEELQTLRSQLLLLHNQLLYERYKREQHAVRNRRLLRRIINATALEEQNNAMKDQLNLQSVDILSLRESLQVEQQRYRQLWEDRETVVTRLHSQIRQLQQARDDYYTKNQELQSKLQECQKRMDELEAELQRANNKVCHTGHLLNQMTIKLSTSESTQQQMSFLNKQLLLLGEAHKLSMQEIQHSGSDNTKESLMLQLSYAKEVETLKQSLLVQGQKLEAARQRVAELETHLSKKEHLIAEQKKFLEDVKCQAKAELQASDSRYQAQRRITQLLQTELLQLYSQVEVEAPASSTAASSPPGARADTLTPADSSVTIPDGPGRVHTNEEADSRSPHDSPRGNGSTLLPGQPKASNISKSTVNSINGGQDLAPPLLVEPSLSCPHANPLAPLPASDAPLTVGSYPSAKSFLGMRARELFRNKSESQCDEEQQQQPPPPRLAGLAHSLKTDLCVEPPCPGYIATMGPAPPPVPSSPPATTSAPPLTVPTKEPPSEPKQRASSQESPRRKAGAGQGRGRGQGGSSRPRQQQLKIMDYNETHHEHS, encoded by the exons ATGGCCAGGGAACAGCCCAACGTGGGGGACCTCCTCCCACTCCTGGAGACCTCCGACCTCCACCAGCTAGAAGAGATCCGAGGCCTTATCAATGAGCAGCTCAGCACTG AGCGTGGTTCCATGCTGCTGAATGGGCTGGTGGATTACTTTTTGGAAACGAATTCCGCCCAGGCCATGCATATCCTGTCTTCTGTCAGAGAGCCACATGATAAG CACCTTCTAGACAAGATGAACGACTGTATGACCAAACAGGCCTGCCGGCTGCCCATCCTCACGCTGCTTGGCCATGTAGTCCGCAAGCAGCCGTCCTGGATCCACAAGATTGCTCGCTACCCTCTGCTGCTCTctctgctgaaatgcctgaag ACGGATACAGATGTAGTAGTGCTCATAACCGGAGTGCTGGTGCTCATCACTCTGCTGCCCATGATCCCTCAAGCTGGAAAACAACACCTGTGGGAGTACTTTGACATCTTTGGTCGACTCGCATCGTGGAACCTTAAGAATCCAG GGCATGTTTCAGAGGTTTACTTAATCCACCTGCAAGCCAGCGTCTACTCACTTTTCCACAGACTCTACGGCATGTACCCGTGCAACTTTGTGTCCTACCTACGCTCCCATTACAGCATGAAGGAGAACATGGAGACATTTGAGGAGGTGGTAAAG CCGATGCTTGAACATGTGCGTATACATCCCGAGCTGGTGACAGGTACTAAGGACCATGAGCTTGACCCCACCAG GTGGAAAAAGTATGAAATCCACGATATCGTCATTGAATGTGCCAAAGTGTCTCTAgaccccaaggaggcatcctgtGAGGAGGGCTATGCCACCATGCCTGAGAATTTTTACCCCCAAGCTCACCTTCGACCACAAGACTGCACTTCAAGCCCCTACACAGACCTCCAGAGCAGCTATG GAAGCTCTTCTTCGACCCCATTCTCCACTCCACGGCAGCCATTACCCCCACCCCTGTCCTTGCCCCCCTTCTCAGGGACGCAGTCCTCCTACCGCAGCCCACAGACCTCCCGACGGCAG AACTCCACCTGTGAACTCAACTCTTCCTGTGGGGGGAAGGACCCTCTATGGAGCCCCTCCTCGCTGTGTGGCATGGCCACGCCCCCTTCCTCAAGGGGCATGTCGCCCAACTCGGAGCTCTCCCACAGTGCCTCACACCTTCCCAGCCGCTTCCACAGCACATCAG GAGGTAAAGGATCGCAAGCCTCCAGCACTCCAGCCACCTCATCCCCACCTCCTACCCTATCAGATGACTTCCCCATAATCTCCTTACCAGCCAACACAGTCCAGTCCAGTCCACCAAGAAAA GATCGTCGGCAAGGAGAAACAAGTAAGCCTGTACTGGTGAGACAAGAACCAGTTCGAGATGCAGAGAAGAGTTCGGAGGCAGCAGCTAACAGAG ACGCAAGAACGGCTGAGAACGTCTCCATGACTCTGACGGAGCTGTCGGTTTTTATGAAGAAGCAGGagctggaccttcagctgagaACAgaaaaggagaaggaggagg ctgccatcACAGAAGAGCTGCTGAAGCTCACTGAAGATAAGCAGGAGCAGTTGGGCCTGAGGGGCTTTGACTCCCCTTTCTGTCACACCACTGAGACTCTGACTGGCTGTCAGGCACAAGACAAGGCCCTCTCCAGCACCCAGCCCGGAGGCCCCATCCAAGAAACCCACCACGCCGTGTCAACACCAGACAAAGTGGAGCTCACTGCGAATAGCAGCAGCGTTTGCAGTGAAAGAGGAGCCAGAGGAGACAGCAGGAGTTCAGCCCTGGAACAGTCCTGGTCCTTCCAGTCCTGTTTCACTCCCATCGATCACCACCTGCACCGAAGCCCCTCCGCCCCCGACGACGAGGTGGGCAAGTTCAGGCTGTTCTCCCCGAGCCCGTGCAGCAAGACCCCGGCTCCGGCCCCGTACGAATCCTTATTCGACCTGGCCTTGCCCAGAGCGGCCTCGCTGTTTGTGGGCCAGAGAACATCGGAGGCGGTGCACAAGGCGGCGATGGAGAGGCTGCTGCAGCGCGAGGAGGGGCTGGAGGACGGGGAGGAGGAAGGGGTCGTGTCTGCTTCACCACTGGAGGTGCTGGATCGCCTTGTTCAGCAGGGAAGTGACACCCACGATAAAGTTCTCAAGAG ATTACCTTTGCCAAGTAAGTCAGCTGACTGGACACATTTTGGAG GCTCAGCTCCGCAGGAGGAGCTGCAGACGCTGCGCAgccagctgctcctgctgcacaACCAGCTGCTGTACGAGCGCTACAAGAGGGAGCAGCACGCCGTCCGCAACCGACGCCTCCTCCGACGCATCATCAACGCCACTGCGCTGGAGGAGCAGAACAATGCTATG AAGGATCAGTTGAACCTGCAGAGTGTGGACATTTTGTCTCTGAGGGAGAGcctgcaggtggagcagcagcGGTACCGACAGCTGTGGGAGGACCGCGAGACGGTGGTGACCAGGCTGCACAGTCAGATCAGACAGCTGCAGCAGGCCCGGGACGACTACTACACCAAGAACCAGGAGCTTcag AGCAAGTTACAAGAGTGTCAAAAAAGGATGGACGAACTGGAGGCGGAGCTTCAGAGGGCCAACAACAAAGTCTGCCACACTGGTCACCTCCTCAACCAGATGACCATCAAG CTGAGCACCAGCGAGAGCACCCAGCAGCAGATGAGCTTCCTGAACAAGCAGCTGCTGCTCCTCGGGGAGGCGCATAAGCTGTCCATGCAGGAAATACAGCACTCGGGCTCCGATAACACAAAG GAGTCCCTCatgctgcagctgtcttatGCGAAGGAGGTGGAGACGCTAAAGCAGAGTTTGCTGGTTCAAGGGCAGAAACTGGAGGCAGCGCGGCAGAGAGTTGCTGAGCTGGAGACTCACCTCTCCAAGAAGGAGCACCTCATCGCGGAGCAAAAGAAGTTCCTCGAAGATGTAAAATGTCAAGCAAA GGCTGAGCTGCAGGCCTCAGACAGCAGGTATCAAGCTCAAAGGAGAATCActcagctgctgcagactgAACTCCTGCAGCTCTACAgccaggtggaggtggaggctcCAGCAAGCAGCACCGCCGCCAGCTCGCCTCCAGGGGCCAGAGCTGACACACTCACCCCCGCAGACTCCAG TGTCACAATTCCAGATGGACCCGGTAGAGTTCACACCAACGAGGAGGCGGACAGCAGATCGCCACATGACTCCCCTCGTGGCAACGGCAGCACTTTATTGCCAGGGCAACCAAAGGCGAGCAACATTTCCAAGTCGACAGTCAACTCCATCAACGGAGGTCAGGACCTGGCCCCGCCCCTGCTGGTGGAGCCCTCGTTGTCGTGTCCCCACGCCAACCCCCTCGCACCCCTGCCTGCCTCTGACGCGCCGCTCACTGTGGGCTCGTACCCCAGCGCCAAGAGCTTCCTGGGCATGAGGGCGCGGGAGCTGTTCCGCAACAAGAGCGAGAGCCAGTGCGACGAGGAACAACAGCAGCAACCGCCGCCCCCACGCCTGGCGGGTCTCGCCCACAGCCTGAAGACTGACCTGTGCGTGGAACCGCCCTGCCCAGGTTATATCGCCACCATGGGCCCTGCACCTCCCCCCGTCCCCTCCTCACCCCCTGCCACAACATCTGCCCCTCCTCTCACTGTGCCCACCAAGGAGCCCCCCTCTGAGCCCAAGCAGCGAGCCTCCAGCCAGGAAAGCCCCCGCAGAAAGGCAGGGGCGGGGCAGGGCAGAGGCAGGGGTCAGGGGGGGTCGTCTCGCCCCCGGCAGCAGCAGCTAAAGATCATGGACTACAACGAAACACATCACGAGCACAGTTAA